A region of Kribbella sp. NBC_01245 DNA encodes the following proteins:
- a CDS encoding 3-deoxy-7-phosphoheptulonate synthase gives MNTTPASVVDRRIDKVVPLVTPSELLADHVLDERLTDTVLAGRRAVTDVLDGTDDRLMVVVGPCSVHDATAALEYADRLRVAAERLSDGLLVVMRVYFEKPRSTLGWKGLINDPALDGSGDVNTGLRTARTLLLEVLSRGLPVGCEFLDPITPQYIADTVAWGAIGARTVESQVHRQLSSGLSMPIGMKNRPDGSIATAVDAIRAAAVPHVFTGIDASGRPAILHTRGNGDCHLVLRGADGGPNYDAASVEGALELLRKAGLPERVVVDASHGNSRKDHRRQPTVADEIGAQVAAGNKAITGVMLESFLVEGRQDLDPTRELTYGQSVTDACMGWETTEAVLENLHAAALKRRTTS, from the coding sequence GTGAACACCACCCCAGCCAGCGTCGTCGACCGCCGCATCGACAAGGTCGTGCCGCTCGTCACCCCGTCCGAGTTACTCGCCGACCACGTCCTCGATGAACGGCTGACCGACACGGTGCTGGCCGGCCGTCGAGCGGTCACGGACGTGCTCGACGGCACGGACGACCGCCTGATGGTTGTCGTCGGCCCCTGTTCGGTGCACGACGCCACGGCCGCTCTGGAGTACGCCGACCGGCTGCGGGTCGCGGCCGAGCGACTGTCCGACGGGCTGCTGGTGGTGATGCGGGTGTACTTCGAGAAGCCGCGGTCCACGCTGGGCTGGAAGGGCCTGATCAACGACCCCGCGCTGGACGGTTCGGGTGACGTGAACACGGGTCTGCGTACGGCCCGCACGCTGTTGCTGGAGGTGCTGTCGCGCGGTCTGCCGGTGGGTTGCGAGTTCCTCGACCCGATCACCCCGCAGTACATCGCGGACACCGTCGCTTGGGGTGCGATCGGCGCTCGCACGGTGGAGAGCCAGGTGCACCGCCAGTTGTCCTCGGGTCTGTCGATGCCGATCGGCATGAAGAACCGCCCGGACGGCAGTATCGCGACGGCCGTCGACGCCATCCGCGCGGCCGCCGTACCGCATGTTTTCACCGGTATCGACGCGAGCGGCCGGCCGGCCATCCTGCACACTCGCGGCAATGGCGACTGCCACCTGGTGCTGCGCGGCGCGGACGGTGGGCCGAACTACGACGCCGCCTCGGTCGAGGGTGCGCTGGAGCTGCTGCGCAAGGCGGGTCTGCCCGAGCGCGTGGTGGTGGACGCGAGCCACGGCAACAGCCGCAAGGACCACCGTCGCCAGCCGACCGTTGCCGACGAGATCGGCGCACAGGTTGCCGCGGGCAACAAGGCGATCACCGGCGTGATGCTGGAGTCGTTCCTGGTCGAGGGCCGGCAAGACCTCGACCCGACCCGCGAGCTCACCTACGGCCAGTCCGTCACCGACGCCTGCATGGGCTGGGAAACCACCGAAGCCGTACTGGAAAACCTCCACGCCGCCGCCCTGAAGCGCCGCACCACCAGCTGA
- a CDS encoding sensor histidine kinase produces the protein MAKGIVVVVVALTVACEVAAVSLATDSAVVRVAYAVYAVTQAVAGALIVWRHPRHVIGWLLAGFALWNAAVSDAALAYGQRAAVNGWPLADLAQLTGLVSWIIAGAGLWALFVLFPDGRLPGRRWWVVPIGWAIGAALAIPGWSFNPALGSEFESGVNPFARDDLPTGPMFAVGAGLVGGSLVLSVLALALRFRRSRGVERQQIKWVLLAAGVLGVLLPVSSALWTTWPPIQVIVALTFPLLPIAACVALLRYHLYDIDLVVSRTVSWALLTVTLFGGYAAVVLMAGLVFASPASAALGALVVAVAFRPLRDRLQNAVDRRFRRARYEVRRAMSDFVDRVRRGEAAADDVEQALRSAVGDPDLELVLRPRSTYDIPPGRTALTAGPAIVIHRVEDSGLVADATNAGRLAIEIAALQGELRHQLTELTASRSRIVAVADEERHKIARDLHDGAQQRLIAIGLVLRHVQHRLRDSQSEDVSRDLDVSRDLDGDVSRDLDGAVAELTNSITELRSLAGGLRPAALESGLGAALRDLAARTPVTTTVRTTNERFRPDLEAVAWFVACEAVTNAVKHAQAAALTVEVSRDGDNLLVAIGDDGRGGAEIGRGSGLLGLSDRVLARGGTLTVHSPTGAGTRLEARLPCE, from the coding sequence ATGGCAAAGGGCATCGTCGTGGTCGTCGTGGCGCTCACCGTGGCGTGCGAGGTGGCCGCGGTGTCCCTCGCCACCGACTCGGCCGTCGTCCGCGTCGCCTACGCGGTGTACGCCGTCACTCAGGCCGTGGCCGGAGCCCTGATCGTGTGGCGGCATCCCCGGCACGTGATCGGGTGGCTGCTCGCCGGCTTCGCGCTCTGGAACGCTGCGGTCTCGGACGCTGCCCTCGCGTACGGCCAGCGGGCGGCCGTCAACGGATGGCCGCTCGCGGACCTTGCACAGCTGACCGGGCTCGTGTCGTGGATCATCGCCGGGGCCGGCCTCTGGGCTCTGTTCGTGCTGTTCCCGGATGGGCGGCTGCCCGGGCGGCGCTGGTGGGTGGTCCCGATCGGCTGGGCCATCGGTGCCGCGCTGGCCATCCCGGGCTGGTCGTTCAACCCGGCGCTGGGAAGCGAGTTCGAGTCGGGCGTGAACCCCTTCGCCCGCGACGACCTCCCGACCGGCCCGATGTTCGCGGTCGGGGCCGGCCTGGTCGGCGGCAGCCTCGTGTTGTCGGTGCTGGCGTTGGCGCTGCGTTTCCGGCGTTCCCGTGGCGTCGAGCGTCAGCAGATCAAGTGGGTGTTGCTTGCGGCCGGGGTGCTCGGCGTCCTCTTGCCGGTCTCGTCGGCACTGTGGACCACGTGGCCGCCGATCCAGGTGATCGTCGCGCTCACCTTTCCGCTGCTACCCATCGCCGCCTGCGTCGCGCTGCTGCGCTACCACCTGTACGACATCGATCTGGTGGTCAGCCGCACGGTCAGCTGGGCGCTGCTCACGGTGACGCTTTTCGGAGGCTACGCCGCGGTGGTGCTGATGGCGGGTCTGGTGTTCGCTTCACCCGCCTCGGCCGCGCTCGGAGCCTTGGTCGTGGCGGTGGCTTTCCGTCCCCTGCGTGACCGGTTGCAGAACGCGGTCGACCGCAGGTTCCGGCGTGCTCGCTATGAGGTGCGCCGGGCGATGTCCGACTTCGTTGATCGGGTACGCCGAGGCGAGGCCGCGGCGGACGACGTCGAACAGGCGCTGCGGTCGGCGGTGGGCGACCCCGACCTCGAACTCGTACTCCGGCCACGCTCGACGTACGACATCCCGCCCGGTCGTACGGCACTGACGGCAGGCCCTGCCATCGTGATCCACCGCGTCGAGGACTCCGGTCTGGTAGCCGACGCCACCAACGCGGGGCGGCTGGCGATCGAGATCGCCGCGCTGCAAGGCGAACTCCGGCATCAGCTCACCGAGCTCACGGCGTCCCGGTCGCGCATCGTCGCCGTCGCCGACGAGGAGCGCCACAAGATCGCCCGTGACCTCCACGACGGCGCCCAGCAGCGGCTGATCGCGATCGGGCTGGTCCTGCGGCATGTCCAGCACCGGCTGCGGGACAGCCAGTCCGAGGACGTCAGCCGAGACCTGGACGTCAGCCGGGACCTGGACGGCGATGTCAGCCGGGACCTGGACGGCGCGGTCGCCGAGCTCACCAACTCCATCACCGAGTTGCGCTCCCTGGCCGGCGGCCTCCGGCCCGCCGCCCTCGAGTCGGGTCTCGGCGCGGCCCTGCGGGACCTCGCCGCCCGCACGCCCGTCACCACCACGGTGCGCACGACCAACGAGCGGTTCCGCCCGGACCTGGAGGCGGTCGCCTGGTTCGTCGCCTGCGAAGCGGTGACGAACGCGGTCAAGCATGCCCAGGCCGCCGCCCTCACCGTCGAGGTGAGTCGCGACGGCGACAACCTGCTGGTCGCGATCGGCGACGACGGCCGCGGCGGGGCCGAGATCGGCCGAGGGTCCGGCCTGCTGGGACTTTCCGACCGGGTCCTCGCCCGCGGTGGCACCCTGACGGTGCACTCGCCGACCGGTGCCGGGACCCGACTGGAGGCGAGGCTGCCATGCGAGTGA
- a CDS encoding phosphocholine-specific phospholipase C, translated as MSEVTRRQVLGSVAGGAALSLLPPSVHAAMARPMRPGGLAAVEHVIVLMQENRSFDHYFGTLRGVRGYGDKTPLRQRNGKPIWNQPKPGGGEVLPFSIREAAEASGRDAGDIQYLDALPHGFNDATQAWSKGWNDDWIAAKTAASMTHYERQDIPLQYELAETFTICDAYHCSVNGSTNPNRNYLMSGTTGFEPGTTARAVTNAAYSYDHKGYQWTAYPERLEQAGVSWQIYQEWDNFTDNAVEYFATFKAIGKKILAKVDGGYRTTEEFYDKLFAKTPDERKTALAQFELAVEALPSKEKALFRKAMYRSEPETLVPRIRQDIAEGNLPRVSWLVPSAIDSEHPSTSTPVGSANLVYDLLDAIASDPEVWSKTVLLINFDENDGYFDHVPPPVAPQPPSGAGDDWYNGKPIGLGPRVPMTVVSPWTIGGHVNSEVFDHTSVIRLLERWTGVQEPNISQWRRTACGDLTSIFDFHRPGRRPSIETPGSIPAPIERWRPVPPSTQAVPKQEQGRRPARALPYRPEASGVLAGETLRLRLANRGTAAAHFAIYPYGGELVAPAHLDVRGERVEEIAVTGPYELAVQGPNRFWLELAGSTTGDAAGLDVRLGTVWGRSGLELLLVNTSPRPIAVRVKSLGFGAKDQRVELRGRQTRALSWPTDQGWYDVEVTSPQDPSYRRRLTGHVETGRPGVTP; from the coding sequence ATGAGTGAGGTCACGCGTCGCCAGGTGCTCGGGTCCGTCGCCGGAGGGGCTGCGTTGTCGCTGCTGCCGCCTTCGGTCCATGCCGCGATGGCGCGGCCGATGCGTCCCGGGGGACTGGCCGCCGTCGAGCACGTCATCGTCCTGATGCAGGAGAACCGGTCGTTCGACCACTACTTCGGCACGCTGCGCGGCGTCCGGGGGTACGGCGACAAGACCCCGCTGCGGCAGCGAAACGGCAAACCGATCTGGAACCAGCCGAAGCCGGGTGGCGGCGAGGTGCTGCCGTTCTCGATCCGGGAGGCCGCCGAGGCCTCGGGCCGCGACGCGGGCGACATCCAGTACCTCGACGCCCTGCCGCACGGCTTCAACGACGCCACCCAGGCCTGGTCGAAGGGCTGGAACGACGACTGGATCGCGGCCAAGACGGCGGCCTCGATGACGCATTACGAGCGCCAGGACATTCCCCTGCAGTACGAGCTTGCGGAGACCTTCACGATCTGCGACGCCTACCACTGCTCGGTCAACGGCTCGACCAATCCGAACCGGAACTACCTGATGTCGGGCACCACCGGTTTCGAGCCCGGTACGACGGCCCGCGCGGTGACCAACGCGGCGTACTCCTATGACCACAAGGGCTACCAGTGGACGGCCTACCCGGAGCGGCTGGAGCAGGCCGGGGTGTCGTGGCAGATCTACCAGGAGTGGGACAACTTCACCGATAACGCCGTCGAGTACTTCGCCACCTTCAAGGCCATCGGCAAGAAGATCCTGGCGAAGGTCGACGGGGGATACCGGACCACCGAGGAGTTCTACGACAAGCTCTTCGCGAAGACGCCGGACGAGCGAAAGACCGCGCTGGCGCAGTTCGAGCTCGCGGTCGAAGCCCTTCCCAGCAAGGAGAAAGCCCTTTTCCGCAAGGCGATGTACCGGTCGGAGCCGGAGACGCTGGTGCCGCGCATCCGCCAGGACATTGCCGAGGGCAACCTTCCGCGGGTGAGCTGGTTGGTGCCGTCGGCAATCGATTCGGAACACCCGAGTACGTCGACCCCGGTCGGCAGCGCGAACCTCGTCTACGACCTGCTCGACGCCATCGCGTCAGACCCGGAGGTCTGGTCGAAGACGGTGCTGCTGATCAACTTCGACGAGAACGACGGCTACTTCGATCACGTGCCGCCACCGGTCGCGCCGCAGCCGCCGTCGGGCGCCGGGGACGACTGGTACAACGGCAAGCCGATCGGCCTCGGCCCGCGCGTGCCGATGACGGTCGTCTCGCCGTGGACCATCGGCGGTCACGTGAACTCGGAGGTGTTCGACCACACCTCGGTGATTCGGCTGCTCGAGCGCTGGACCGGGGTACAAGAGCCGAACATCAGCCAGTGGCGCCGTACCGCGTGTGGCGATCTGACCTCGATCTTCGACTTCCACCGGCCGGGCCGACGCCCGTCGATCGAGACGCCCGGTTCCATCCCGGCGCCGATCGAGCGCTGGCGCCCGGTCCCGCCGAGCACGCAGGCCGTGCCGAAGCAGGAGCAGGGTCGTCGCCCGGCGCGCGCCTTGCCATACCGCCCGGAGGCCTCGGGTGTGCTCGCGGGCGAGACCCTGCGACTCCGCCTCGCGAACCGGGGGACGGCCGCCGCGCACTTCGCGATCTACCCGTACGGCGGTGAGCTCGTGGCGCCGGCCCACCTCGACGTACGGGGTGAGCGGGTCGAGGAGATCGCCGTCACCGGGCCGTACGAGTTGGCCGTGCAGGGGCCGAACCGCTTCTGGCTCGAGCTGGCCGGATCCACCACGGGTGACGCGGCCGGGCTCGACGTACGGCTCGGGACCGTCTGGGGTCGAAGTGGGCTCGAGCTGTTGCTGGTCAATACGAGCCCCCGGCCGATCGCCGTACGGGTCAAGTCCCTCGGTTTCGGCGCGAAGGACCAGCGGGTGGAACTGCGCGGACGGCAGACGCGCGCGTTGAGCTGGCCGACCGACCAGGGCTGGTACGACGTCGAGGTCACCTCGCCGCAAGACCCGTCCTACCGCCGCCGCCTAACCGGCCACGTCGAAACCGGCCGCCCCGGTGTAACGCCCTGA
- a CDS encoding response regulator transcription factor — protein sequence MRVIVIEDQALLREGLARLFTDAGHEVAGRAGSAEGLDELVTSGRPDLVVLDIRMPPTFTDEGLVAARRLKARDDPPGVLLLSQHVETGHVVDLVPHPGFGYLLKDRVLEVDEFVAAAERVAAGGSVLDPQVVSALVAQRGPGPLDRLSERERDVLALMAEGLNNAGIADRLVLSPRTVEAHVAHVLTKLDVPESNDSHRRVLAVLTYLRAAP from the coding sequence ATGCGAGTGATCGTGATCGAGGATCAGGCGCTGCTGCGCGAGGGCCTGGCCCGGCTATTCACCGACGCGGGGCATGAGGTTGCGGGCCGGGCCGGTTCGGCCGAGGGCCTTGACGAGCTCGTGACCTCTGGGCGGCCCGATCTTGTCGTCCTCGACATTCGGATGCCACCGACGTTCACCGACGAAGGGCTCGTCGCGGCCCGGCGCCTCAAGGCCCGCGACGATCCGCCGGGAGTCCTCCTGCTCTCGCAGCACGTCGAGACCGGCCACGTCGTCGACCTGGTCCCACACCCCGGGTTCGGCTACCTGCTCAAGGACCGCGTGCTCGAGGTCGACGAGTTCGTGGCGGCCGCCGAGCGGGTTGCGGCCGGCGGGTCAGTGCTTGACCCCCAGGTCGTCTCCGCGCTGGTCGCTCAGCGCGGACCCGGCCCGCTCGACCGGCTCTCCGAACGGGAGCGCGATGTGCTGGCCCTGATGGCGGAAGGCCTCAACAACGCCGGCATCGCCGACCGGCTGGTACTCAGCCCCCGCACGGTCGAGGCCCACGTGGCTCACGTGCTGACCAAGCTCGACGTCCCCGAGTCCAACGACTCCCACCGGCGAGTGCTGGCAGTACTCACCTACCTCCGAGCCGCACCGTGA